In one Polaribacter sp. ALD11 genomic region, the following are encoded:
- a CDS encoding SusD/RagB family nutrient-binding outer membrane lipoprotein, giving the protein MKKIFILVVILCTFSFCDDGFEELNVNPTKPVQLDPSTKLTYIQLYTGGSSYVAYLFWNVIHFMQNVQHLNNTSYVSFLYKEGNTHWLFEEQFKTTVKNIADLEAQLEASTAPTATVDLAIARVQKVLIFSRITDAYGDIPYSEAGKGFLEGIRFPKYDTQSSIYTNMLETLEASATVLNSGGISSYGTADLMFAGDTGKWKKFANSLMLRLAMRMVKVDDASAKAWATKAINGGVMTSNADIAFLQYENSANDGGPNVNPLTKCFTSRASTQVKISKTFMDFMKDRDDPRVSVLASTVSGDTDPTLQFGQDINVDTRGTANSKPNINIFGGSGNVVYDAPFFFQTYAEVEFMLAEAGERWSLAGGATNVEIHYNAGVTAAMQYLSMYGNVANITTTQIDDYLNTNPFVSSEALKMINEQYWVATFGNGLETFSNWRRSGYPELVPASVAATLTGGEIPRRLVYPASEKLNNPVNVDAAITQQGGDLLTTRMWWDKN; this is encoded by the coding sequence ATGAAAAAAATATTTATTTTAGTAGTAATACTATGTACATTTAGTTTTTGTGATGACGGTTTCGAAGAACTCAATGTAAATCCAACAAAACCAGTTCAGTTAGATCCATCAACAAAACTTACTTATATTCAGTTATACACAGGTGGTAGTAGTTATGTTGCGTATTTATTTTGGAATGTTATTCATTTTATGCAAAACGTACAGCACTTAAATAATACGTCGTACGTATCCTTTTTATATAAAGAAGGAAATACACATTGGTTATTTGAAGAGCAATTTAAAACTACTGTAAAAAACATTGCAGATTTAGAAGCACAATTAGAAGCAAGTACAGCACCTACTGCAACGGTAGATTTAGCGATTGCAAGAGTACAAAAAGTTTTAATTTTTAGTAGAATAACAGATGCTTATGGAGATATTCCATACAGTGAAGCTGGCAAAGGGTTTTTAGAAGGGATTCGTTTTCCTAAATATGATACACAAAGTTCTATTTATACAAATATGTTAGAAACATTAGAAGCTTCTGCTACTGTTTTAAATTCAGGAGGTATAAGTTCTTATGGTACTGCAGATTTAATGTTTGCTGGTGATACCGGGAAATGGAAAAAGTTTGCCAATTCATTAATGTTACGTTTGGCGATGAGAATGGTAAAAGTAGACGATGCAAGTGCGAAAGCATGGGCAACGAAAGCGATTAATGGAGGAGTGATGACAAGTAATGCAGATATTGCTTTTTTACAATATGAGAATTCTGCAAATGATGGTGGACCAAACGTAAATCCGCTTACCAAGTGTTTTACTTCTAGAGCTTCAACTCAAGTTAAAATTTCTAAAACTTTTATGGATTTTATGAAAGATAGAGATGATCCAAGAGTTTCTGTTTTAGCATCTACAGTTAGTGGAGATACAGATCCTACCTTACAATTTGGTCAAGATATAAATGTTGATACAAGAGGTACAGCAAATTCAAAACCAAACATCAATATTTTTGGTGGTTCGGGAAATGTAGTTTACGATGCTCCTTTTTTCTTTCAAACGTATGCAGAGGTTGAGTTTATGTTAGCCGAAGCAGGAGAAAGATGGAGTTTGGCAGGTGGAGCTACAAATGTTGAAATACATTACAATGCAGGTGTAACTGCGGCAATGCAATATTTATCGATGTATGGTAATGTCGCAAATATTACAACTACTCAGATAGACGATTACTTAAATACGAATCCTTTTGTATCCTCGGAGGCTTTAAAAATGATTAATGAACAATATTGGGTAGCTACATTTGGTAATGGTTTAGAAACTTTTTCAAATTGGAGAAGATCTGGTTATCCAGAGTTAGTGCCTGCAAGTGTTGCAGCTACGCTTACAGGTGGTGAAATTCCAAGAAGATTGGTGTATCCAGCTTCAGAAAAATTAAACAATCCAGTAAATGTTGACGCAGCAATAACGCAACAAGGAGGAGACCTTTTAACGACAAGAATGTGGTGGGATAAAAATTAA